One genomic window of Euleptes europaea isolate rEulEur1 chromosome 10, rEulEur1.hap1, whole genome shotgun sequence includes the following:
- the CASP8AP2 gene encoding CASP8-associated protein 2 — translation MATDDDDAMTFSSVLCGVSPCRREDNDESSVDIYDGLDNTPVVSVSLATEATPAGSSLNLFDEILIAEGTAKEASYNDLQAKHEKCLQQLQELMKKLQEIQEQNSTLQNENQSLKKNISALIKTARVEINRKDEEISNLQRRLLAFPVHQNAYSRTYFAAPINNARNFEGLKKNKCKEFLPENNLKTDLRTKPATPKDVPHSYPSCDTENQKFHSEKRNTPYVPRSHPELLHNDANSRLTNVSNSSDKEKGKKEMRNDDHHSKENGYRYKKKGHQNMDSITDGKLQVDSEKPVRLFKDTKNTKLKSSPCSEQRTDTFPSTSEKQPLNDRFPSKMEYSDNHRSEESQNLKQKDPKTQNKDESSSIQKTKPSERNLDQQRRKGNNGSSLPEKSPSAQKLSKSYVEDKKVTDSGNRKNRGTNNHEFQGKRLLSPSPPTSNKKHKRSHSKEESIKQEHESMHSKSERHRTEEKRKNKRVTIGDSKNSQAERTDSKEVSQRTAKVVNIIEDCTAREQSKPFPSCETTKIADGLEDQKPIKARRDEDQKKSKHLKLSFMQKLNLTLSPAKKQTGELKQVVQPTSGCDGEIPGKLLSTSAAKQKNLPSVPIPDNPVPANSERVVFISEAKVDVVTESLPKIQSTESSKKISEPQNTVKGELVDNLPEASVETGEAEETLRLPSLGIPLNEDTLPDNSFNDFETISSVDFDSYSVIDEISGTDSDSLVEVEDAGNCEGERVVEHPGKENNLPKIVPQDAKEESKVLSRDVSVTDQKSHNSKLSCLDQGSHLEKLCKKGVNSAPLARDANPVSVDDDNSVLSIDLNHMRCIPKAISPLNSPMRPLAKALREEITYTGPVNSYNIDLMPESTAVCPARNLSSEPNKENQKPVCTDPQVLEIESQLSMSSDELEEGEIVSDDDNLNSERKSEYSKKSRGKASSERSTLMNSPQSQKSKTIPYNEDKEQLASGKNSKGKPRIGTMRSSKETKKNKSVKTVCLEKIVQITAEPSTLHEFMQMLKAIRKQVRKNYMKFKVQFPIQNFHRIIDSAISNFTSLVKYLNFSKMSKSSETLKLNLCEVIESRLKRIKRNGTIDHLFEQQQSDMKKKLWKLVDEHLDNLFDKIKKILLKLCNLINTVNENGDGKPNKRIKESPKCLISHKTDGKKPKKPSLNVRTRKAEECILPKPVVGNQLSKRGHHGTSKTDAHKKLVTKCTSSYTDNAKRCQASIELVKQKSIQDTESALKTGKYEKVEPQLVENSHKSDISCGPLTEQQMSGLTFNLVNDAQMGEMFKSLLQGAGFSEKNNEFMDENQWEFRTPEKHLLSGQNCGNDTVYEAEESFPKETQIESRILDGIKWPVVSPERDSTFLTRLPMPVDPDILDENCMFDIPSSPALKKSEACILEKPKSLVSSILLEDLAVSLTIPSPLKSDAHLSFLKPDMFGLVPEDVVSAHFSEDAHLEEEDASEQDIHLALESDNSSSKSSCSSSWPTMPTAPGFQYCTSLPMQAVIMEKSNDHFIVKIRRAVPCTSPRLDQASLANDSLTSFIERGNDESVSEEKLATPNSKALSLEEMAVSKEQNNITDSEDKMHDDVEKEHLPGPFETVKEPSVCYENNQVLDLSESQPESNPTAPDNMLESVEDLLSNARQEQDCDMPDPLHELSSNTSQHQGLIEVHQVFHKSVGPEEASDLPVPPEEMEKSSGSLVEPSKKTCHSEDIPDVFKLPQTHSLKVLQQKDVPYAIAKQLPISSAVVPLVDVFSSESRCDIGIDLTSEPPMENEVDSWNLTAESVLNSGIGRVCKEEHEPAGHCVADDLLRCDADAVTDVTVELPDKPTADENFARKAALKIGGPIPGKESKKRKRDLEETSSIKRQRKESSELSCKKDSKNSKKSEESMPVAKSSSSKKAASIRDKGPLPQPSSVSTCVYAKNIIKKKGEVVISWTRNDDREILLECQKKGPSEKTFSSVAARLNKSSNQVEERFKQLVKLFNMSNCS, via the exons ATGGCaacagatgatgatgatgcaatGACATTTTCTAGCGTGCTGTGTGGTG TTTCCCCCTGTAGAAGAGAAGATAATGATGAGAGTTCTGTGGATATTTATGATGGGTTAGACAACACTCCAGTTGTTTCTG TCAGTCTTGCTACAGAAGCAACCCCAGCCGGAAGTAGTTTAAATCTGTTTGATGAGATCCTCATTGCAGAAGGGACAGCAAAGGAAGCTTCATATAATGAT TTGCAGGCCAAACATGAGAAATGTCTGCAACAACTTCAAGAGTTGATGAAGAAGCTTCAGGAAATACAAGAACAG aattcCACTCTGCAAAATGAAAACCAGTCCCTTAAAAAGAATATTTCAGCTCTTATCAAAACAGCAAGAGTAGAAATTAATCGCAAAGACGAAGAAATCAGTAATCTCCAGCGAAG GTTATTGGCATTTCCAGTTCATCAGAATGCCTACAGTAGAACATACTTTGCAGCACCGATTAATAACGCAAGGAACTTTGAAGGattgaaaaaaaataaatgcaaagaaTTTCTTCCAGAGAACAATCTAAAGACAGATCTTAGGACTAAACCTGCCACTCCTAAAGACGTTCCTCATAGTTATCCATCTTGTGATACAGAAAATCAGAAATTTCATTCAGAAAAAAGAAATACTCCATATGTACCTAGATCTCATCCTGAACTGCTTCACAATGATGCTAATTCAAGGCTGACAAATGTTAGCAATTCTTCTgacaaagaaaaggggaaaaaagaaatgagAAATGATGACCATCATAGCAAGGAGAATGGCTACAGATACAAAAAGAAAGGACACCAAAATATGGATAGCATCACAGATGGAAAGTTGCAAGTTGACTCAGAAAAACCAGTCAGACTATTCAAAGACACTAAGAACACAAAGCTCAAAAGCAGCCCATGTTCAGAACAAAGAACTGATACATTTCCTTCCACTTCAGAGAAACAACCTCTTAATGATCGATTTCCATCAAAAATGGAATATTCTGATAATCACAGGAGTGAAGAGTCACAAAACTTAAAGCAGAAGGAcccaaaaacacaaaacaaagatGAAAGCAGTAGCATACAGAAAACCAAGCCTTCTGAAAGGAATCTTGATCAACAAAGAAGAAAAGGTAATAACGGTAGCAGTCTACCTGAAAAAAGTCCAAGTGCTCAAAAATTAAGTAAAAGCTATGTGGAAGACAAAAAGGTAACAGACAGCGGTAACAGAAAAAACAGAGGAACAAATAATCATGAGTTCCAAGGAAAGAGACTACTGTCACCATCACCTCCAACTTCTAACAAAAAACACAAACGCAGCCATTCTAAGGAAGAGAGCATTAAACAGGAACATGAAAGCATGCATTCAAAATCCGAGAGACATCGaactgaagaaaaaaggaaaaacaagagaGTGACCAttggagacagcaagaattctcaGGCTGAAAGAACAGATTCAAAGGAAGTGTCGCAAAGAACAGCAAAAGTTGTAAATATCATAGAGGACTGCACTGCAAGGGAACAAAGCAAACCCTTTCCATCATGTGAGACTACCAAGATAGCAGATGGCCTGGAGGATCAAAAGCCCATAAAAGCTAGAAGAGATGAAGACCAGAAAAAAAGCAAACACCTAAAACTGAGTTTTATGCAGAAATTAAATTTAACACTTTctcctgcaaaaaaacaaacaggtgAACTCAAACAAGTAGTACAGCCTACCAGTGGATGTGACGGAGAGATTCCTGGTAAACTTCTTAGTACTAGTGCTGCTAAGCAAAAGAACCTACCATCAGTACCAATCCCTGACAATCCTGTTCCAGCCAATTCAGAACGAGTAGTTTTTATTTCAGAGGCCAAAGTGGATGTGGTAACTGAGAGCCTGCCAAAAATACAGAGCACAGAGTCATCTAAGAAAATATCAGAACCACAAAATACAGTGAAGGGTGAGCTGGTTGATAACCTGCCTGAAGCCAGCGTAGAGACTGGAGAAGCTGAGGAAACACTTAGGCTTCCTAGCCTGGGAATCCCCTTGAATGAAGACACTCTGCCAGACAATAGTTTCAATGACTTCGAGACTATAAGTTCTGTGGATTTCGATTCCTATAGTGTGATAGATGAAATCAGTGGAACAGATTCAGACTCACTGGTGGAGGTGGAAGACGCTGGTAATTGTGAAGGTGAAAGAGTTGTGGAGCATCCTGGTAAAGAAAACAACCTTCCCAAAATTGTGCCACAGGATGCCAAAGAAGAAAGTAAAGTATTGAGTAGGGATGTGTCAGTAACTGACCAAAAGTCACATAACTCAAAACTGAGCTGTCTTGACCAAGGAAGCCATTTAGAAAAGCTATGTAAGAAAGGGGTAAACTCTGCCCCTCTAGCGAGAGATGCCAACCCCGTTTCTGTTGATGATGATAATTCTGTACTGAGCATTGATCTCAATCACATGAGATGTATTCCAAAAGCAATCAGTCCACTTAATAGTCCAATGCGACCCTTGGCTAAAGCACTCAGAGAGGAAATCACTTACACAGGACCTGTGAACAGTTATAATATAG ATTTAATGCCTGAAAGCACAGCTGTCTGTCCTGCAAGAAACCTGTCTAGTGAACCCAACAAAGAAAATCAAAAGCCAGTTTGCACAGATCCCCAAGTATTAGAGATAGAATCCCAGCTGAGCATGTCGTCAGATGAACTAGAAGAAGGTGAAATTGTTAGTGATGATGATAATCTTAACAGTGAAAGAAAATCTGAATACAGTAAAAAATCAAGAGGAAAAGCATCTTCTGAAAGATCTACTTTGATGAATAGTCCACAAAGCCAGAAGTCAAAGACTATACCTTACAATGAAGACAAAGAACAATTGGCTTCTGGAAAAAACAGTAAAGGAAAACCCAGAATTGGAACCATGAGGTCTtctaaagaaacaaagaaaaacaaatctgtgaAAACTGTCTGTCTTGAAAAAATAGTTCAGATTACTGCTGAGCCTTCTACTTTGCATGAGTTTATGCAAATGCTAAAGGCTATAAGAAAGCAAGTACGTAAAAACTACATGAAGTTTAAAGTACAGTTTCCAATACAGAATTTTCATAGGATTATAGATTCGGCAATTTCGAATTTTACATCTCTGGTAAAATATCTTAACTTCTCGAAAATGTCTAAATCAAGTGAGACTTTAAAGTTGAATCTCTGTGAAGTTATAGAATCCAGGCTTAAGCGAATTAAAAGGAATGGTACAATAGATCATCTCTTTGAACAACAACAATCAGATATGAAGAAAAAGTTGTGGAAACTTGTGGATGAGCATCTTGATAACCTAtttgacaaaataaagaaaattctCCTGAAACTGTGCAACTTAATAAATACTGTAAATGAGAATGGTGATGGTAAACCTAATAAAAGAATTAAAGAGAGCCCTAAATGCCTTATAAGCCATAAAACTGATGGAAAAAAACCAAAGAAGCCATCTTTAAATGTTAGAACTCGAAAGGCTGAAGAATGTATCCTTCCAAAGCCTGTAGTGGGCAACCAGCTATCCAAGAGAGGTCACCATGGCACAAGTAAAACGGACGCACACAAAAAATTGGTTACAAAATGTACAAGTTCCTATACAGATAATGCAAAACGATGTCAGGCTAGTATTGAGCTTGTCAAACAGAAGTCTATACAGGATACTGAATCGGCTTTGAAAACTGGAAAATATGAAAAAGTAGAGCCACAACTGGTTGAAAATTCTCACAAGTCTGATATTAGCTGTGGACCTCTCACAGAACAGCAGATGTCTGGCCTAACATTTAACCTGGTGAATGATGCTCAAATGGGTGAGATGTTCAAAAGTTTGTTACAAGGTGCTGgtttttcagaaaaaaacaatGAGTTCATGGATGAAAATCAGTGGGAATTCAGGACACCAGAAAAACACCTACTCAGTGGACAGAACTGTGGAAATGATACTGTGTATGAGGCAGAAGAATCATTTCCAAAAGAGACCCAAATAGAGTCAAGGATACTAGATGGCATTAAATGGCCTGTAGTTTCACCTGAAAGAGACTCAACTTTTTTAACTAGACTTCCAATGCCTGTCGATCCAGATATTCTAGATGAAAACTGTATGTTTGACATTCCTTCTAGTCCAGCTTTGAAGAAAAGCGAGGCATGCATTTTGGAAAAACCAAAATCACTTGTGTCTTCTATTCTTCTGGAAGACCTAGCAGTATCCTTGACTATTCCCTCTCCTTTGAAGTCGGATGCTCATCTTAGTTTCTTGAAGCCTGACATGTTTGGATTGGTTCCTGAAGATGTTGTGAGTGCACACTTCAGTGAAGATGCCCATCTTGAAGAGGAGGATGCCTCTGAACAAGATATCCATTTGGCTTTGGAATCTGATAACTCAAGCAGTAAATCCAGCTGCTCTTCCTCATGGCCAACCATGCCAACTGCTCCAGGATTTCAGTATTGCACAAGCCTGCCAATGCAGGCAGTAATAATGGAGAAATCAAATGATCACTTCATTGTTAAGATAAGGCGTGCCGTACCATGTACCTCACCACGCCTTGATCAGGCATCTCTAGCAAATGACTCACTGACCTCTTTTATTGAGAGAGGGAATGATGAAAGTGTGTCTGAAGAAAAATTAGCTACTCCAAATTCCAAAGCCCTAtcactggaagaaatggcagtatCTAAGGAACAGAACAATATTACTGACTCTGAGGATAAGATGCATGACGATGTTGAAAAAGAGCATCTTCCTGGTCCATTTGAGACTGTGAAGGAACCATCTGTCTGTTATGAAAACAATCAGGTTCTTGATCTGTCTGAATCCCAGCCAGAATCTAATCCTACCGCTCCTGACAACATGCTTGAATCTGTAGAGGATCTGCTTAGTAATGCCAGACAAGAGCAAGATTGTGACATGCCTGACCCCCTTCATGAGCTATCTAGCAATACAAGTCAGCACCAAGGCTTGATTGAAGTCCATCAAGTATTCCATAAGAGTGTTGGCCCAGAAGAAGCCTCTGATTTACCTGTTCCACCTGAAGAAATGGAGAAATCCTCTGGCTCTTTAGTGGAACCATCAAAGAAAACTTGCCACAGTGAAGACATACCAGATGTCTTTAAGCTACCTCAGACACATTCGTTGAAGGTGCTCCAACAAAAGGATGTACCCTATGCTATAGCAAAGCAACTTCCAATTAGCTCTGCAGTAGTTCCACTTGTAGATGTATTTTCCTCTGAGAGCCGCTGTGATATAGGTATAGACTTGACAAGTGAGCCTCCcatggaaaatgaagtggatTCATGGAACCTTACAGCAGAATCTGTTTTAAACTCTGGAATTGGACGTGTATGTAAAGAGGAACATGAGCCAGCAGGCCACTGTGTAGCAGATGATCTGTTGAGGTGTGATGCTGATGCAGTTACAGACGTGACAGTAGAGTTACCTGACAAGCCTACTGCAGATGAGAATTTTGCAAGAAAAGCTGCTTTAAAGATTGGTGGTCCAATCCCTggcaaagaaagcaaaaaaagaaaaagagacctTGAAGAAACATCCAGCATAAAAAGGCAAAGAAAGGAGAGCAGTGAACTGTCTTGTAAAAAGGACAGCAAAAATAGCAAAAAATCTGAAGAGAGTATGCCAGTAGCGAAGAGTTCATCCAGTAAAAAGGCTGCATCAATTAGGGACAAAGGTCCTTTACCACAGCCATCTTCTGTTTCAACATGTGTATATGCCAAAAATATCATTAAAAAGAAAGGAGAAGTCGTAATTTCCTGGACAAG AAATGATGACAGGGAGATACTATTGGAATGTCAGAAAAAGGGACCTTCAGaaaaaactttttcttctgttgcTGCCAGGCTAAATAAAAGCTCAAATCAG GTTGAAGAAAGATTCAAACAGTTAGTAAAGCTGTTCAATATGTCAAATTGCAGTTAG